In the genome of Aureimonas sp. OT7, one region contains:
- the queG gene encoding tRNA epoxyqueuosine(34) reductase QueG, whose translation MSPPAEDRFRSFLETEARRLGFDAVGIASARTDDVVVERFDTFVEEGRYGTMGWIAETAARRRGVTSMWAEARSVIVLGMNYGPGFDPLEALENKAQGVISVYARNRDYHDVIKGRLKELAGRLMGRIRQMRPDENHSVKVFVDTAPLLEKPLGQAAGLGWQGKHTNLVSREHGSWLFLGSIATTLSLTPDTAASDACGSCRACQDICPTDAFPAPYQLDARRCISYLTIETKALVPRALRPAMGNRIYGCDDCLAVCPWNKFASTAREARLQARDDLKAPSLESLMRLTDVDFRVFFSGSPVKRIGRDKFVSNCLIAAGNSGLDALLPEVTRLLSDEAALVRAMAVWAFGRLSPAGALAARDAALVYENDDLVRGEWHALVETSR comes from the coding sequence ATGTCGCCCCCTGCGGAAGACCGGTTCCGGTCCTTTCTCGAAACAGAGGCACGCCGCCTCGGCTTCGACGCCGTGGGCATCGCGTCCGCGCGGACCGACGACGTTGTCGTGGAGCGCTTCGACACCTTCGTTGAAGAGGGCCGATACGGCACCATGGGCTGGATCGCGGAGACGGCGGCGCGCCGCCGCGGCGTAACGTCCATGTGGGCCGAGGCCCGCAGCGTCATCGTGCTCGGAATGAACTACGGCCCCGGCTTCGACCCGCTGGAAGCGCTGGAGAACAAGGCGCAGGGCGTCATTTCCGTCTATGCGCGCAACCGCGACTATCATGACGTCATCAAGGGCCGGCTGAAGGAACTGGCCGGCCGCCTGATGGGGCGCATCCGGCAGATGCGGCCGGACGAGAACCATTCGGTCAAGGTCTTCGTCGATACGGCGCCGCTGCTGGAAAAACCGTTGGGGCAGGCGGCAGGGCTTGGCTGGCAGGGCAAGCATACCAACCTCGTCAGCCGGGAGCATGGCTCGTGGCTCTTTCTCGGATCCATCGCGACAACGCTTTCGCTGACGCCGGATACGGCCGCGTCGGATGCTTGCGGGTCGTGCCGGGCCTGCCAGGATATCTGCCCGACGGACGCGTTCCCCGCACCCTACCAGCTCGATGCCCGCCGCTGCATTTCCTACCTGACGATCGAGACGAAGGCGCTCGTTCCCCGGGCGCTGCGGCCGGCCATGGGCAACCGCATCTATGGCTGCGACGACTGCCTTGCCGTCTGCCCATGGAACAAGTTTGCCAGCACCGCGCGCGAGGCCCGGCTGCAGGCGCGCGACGATCTCAAGGCGCCATCGCTGGAAAGCCTGATGCGCCTGACCGACGTGGATTTCCGGGTTTTTTTCAGCGGATCCCCGGTCAAGCGCATCGGCCGCGACAAGTTCGTGTCCAACTGCCTGATCGCAGCCGGAAACTCGGGGCTGGACGCGCTTCTGCCGGAGGTGACGCGCCTTCTGAGCGATGAAGCAGCCCTTGTCCGGGCCATGGCGGTATGGGCATTCGGTCGGCTTTCTCCCGCCGGGGCCTTGGCGGCGCGGGATGCCGCCCTTGTTTACGAGAATGACGATCTGGTCAGGGGAGAGTGGCATGCGCTGGTCGAAACGAGCCGATGA
- a CDS encoding LysR family transcriptional regulator has product MLDLRRLKYFAAIAQHGSMAAAARALNVAQPALSHHTAELERTIGFPLFERLPRGVKLTEGGRLLLDHALIILAQVAEAEQAVRAHRKPAKAHAMVRLGLLPSWSAIYGDEIRRVVGSLYPDLSVLIFDLRHDEAIRMITTEEVDLAVVLEAGEDAELMEALACEQMYAVSSSVLPPTMSLAQLSAHHLVLTTRMHPDHRTLHEHAHKTGVPLRIILEVDGQKTLVKALVQGLGVGVMSKNGARAEIEAGILHASAVTEPRLTRSIFLQRSARTRLEFAREFHRLIRSVARNGPGTIRQANTGETRCSEIQTQSGKS; this is encoded by the coding sequence ATGCTGGACCTCAGACGACTGAAATACTTTGCGGCGATTGCGCAGCATGGCTCGATGGCCGCGGCTGCCAGGGCGCTGAACGTAGCCCAACCGGCACTCAGCCATCACACGGCCGAGCTGGAGCGTACCATCGGCTTTCCCTTGTTCGAGCGGCTTCCGCGCGGCGTCAAGCTGACAGAGGGCGGACGCCTGCTTCTCGACCACGCGCTCATCATACTGGCGCAGGTCGCGGAGGCCGAGCAGGCGGTCCGGGCGCATCGCAAGCCAGCCAAGGCCCATGCCATGGTCAGGCTAGGCCTGCTCCCGTCCTGGTCCGCGATCTACGGCGATGAGATCCGGCGCGTGGTCGGCTCGCTCTACCCGGACCTGTCAGTGCTTATTTTCGATCTGCGGCATGACGAAGCCATACGCATGATCACAACGGAGGAGGTCGATCTGGCGGTGGTCCTGGAAGCGGGCGAGGACGCCGAACTGATGGAGGCGCTGGCGTGCGAGCAGATGTACGCCGTCAGTTCATCCGTACTGCCACCGACAATGAGTCTGGCCCAGCTCAGTGCCCATCATCTCGTGCTGACGACGCGGATGCATCCGGACCATCGTACGCTGCACGAGCACGCCCACAAGACCGGTGTCCCGTTGCGGATCATACTGGAGGTGGACGGGCAGAAGACCCTCGTGAAGGCCCTGGTACAGGGTCTCGGGGTGGGGGTTATGAGCAAGAACGGCGCGCGAGCGGAGATAGAAGCCGGGATTCTGCACGCATCGGCGGTCACCGAGCCTCGGCTCACCCGTTCGATCTTCCTGCAAAGATCGGCACGTACACGCCTGGAATTTGCCCGGGAGTTTCATCGCCTCATCAGGTCGGTCGCACGGAACGGCCCCGGCACGATAAGGCAAGCCAACACTGGAGAAACACGTTGCTCAGAAATCCAAACGCAATCCGGGAAAAGCTGA
- a CDS encoding undecaprenyl-diphosphate phosphatase, protein MQFNDIFDATLLGLIEGLTEFIPVSSTAHLLLIGQAIGWRSTGHSFEVLIQLGAVLAVLSVYFGKLWHLARTLPTEARSRRFVLGILVAFLPAAIIGALAHGFIKGVLFDSPAIICIALIVGGIVLLYIDRMPRRIRYKDAMEFPPSVCLAIGFFQCLAMIPGTSRSGATIAGALLMGTDKRSAAEFSFFLAMPTMAGAFTYDLIKNRDILSTDDMTLIVIGFVAAFLSALFVVKFLLDFVSRHGFAPFAWWRIIFGTAGLIALYAFA, encoded by the coding sequence TTGCAGTTCAACGATATTTTCGACGCCACGCTGCTTGGCCTGATCGAAGGTCTGACGGAGTTCATACCCGTTTCGTCGACGGCGCACCTGTTGCTGATCGGGCAGGCCATAGGCTGGCGCTCGACGGGGCACAGTTTCGAGGTGCTGATCCAGCTCGGCGCGGTCCTGGCCGTCCTGTCGGTCTATTTCGGCAAGCTCTGGCATCTGGCCCGGACGCTGCCGACCGAGGCGCGCAGCCGCCGTTTCGTGCTCGGCATCCTCGTCGCCTTCCTGCCGGCTGCCATTATCGGCGCATTGGCGCATGGCTTCATCAAGGGCGTCCTGTTCGATTCGCCTGCCATCATCTGCATCGCGCTGATCGTCGGCGGCATCGTCCTTCTCTATATCGACAGGATGCCTCGCAGGATCCGCTACAAGGACGCGATGGAGTTTCCGCCGTCGGTCTGCCTGGCCATCGGCTTCTTCCAGTGCCTGGCGATGATCCCCGGAACGTCCCGTTCCGGCGCCACCATCGCCGGGGCGCTGCTGATGGGAACGGACAAGCGCTCGGCCGCCGAATTCTCGTTCTTTCTTGCCATGCCCACCATGGCCGGCGCCTTCACTTACGATCTCATCAAGAATCGCGACATCCTGTCGACCGACGACATGACTCTGATCGTCATCGGCTTCGTGGCCGCCTTCCTGTCGGCGCTCTTCGTGGTGAAGTTCCTGCTGGATTTCGTGTCAAGGCACGGCTTCGCGCCGTTCGCCTGGTGGCGCATCATCTTCGGCACCGCCGGCCTGATCGCCCTCTACGCCTTCGCCTGA
- a CDS encoding site-specific integrase, with translation MQDRFQRFEASGAAREVKAARHSLVGLVDDWWAEAKPAGRTDKTHESYAAIFKRFAKFVGHNDAQRVTAEDVVRFKAERLASGISPKTVKDSDIAGLKSVFGTAVANRVLTANPADGIKVIRAKPNRTRSKGFTPEEAAALLAASSAYVGTSREKPKTTAAKRWVPWLCAYTGARVGELAQLRKEDVRTNNGMSVDVPPTRPSIIVRAQGVDS, from the coding sequence GTGCAGGATCGTTTCCAACGATTTGAGGCGTCCGGCGCTGCACGCGAAGTCAAGGCGGCAAGGCATTCCCTGGTTGGCCTCGTAGACGACTGGTGGGCTGAGGCGAAGCCCGCCGGCCGCACGGACAAGACCCACGAAAGCTACGCTGCCATCTTCAAGCGGTTCGCCAAATTTGTCGGGCATAATGATGCACAGCGGGTGACGGCAGAAGATGTGGTCCGGTTCAAAGCCGAAAGGCTGGCCTCCGGCATTAGCCCAAAGACCGTGAAGGATAGCGACATCGCGGGGCTTAAGTCGGTCTTCGGGACAGCGGTAGCAAACCGCGTACTGACAGCCAACCCTGCGGACGGCATTAAGGTCATACGCGCCAAGCCAAATCGAACGCGCTCAAAGGGCTTCACCCCCGAAGAGGCCGCAGCACTCTTGGCCGCAAGTTCTGCCTACGTGGGAACCTCTCGCGAGAAGCCGAAGACCACCGCAGCCAAACGATGGGTCCCTTGGCTATGCGCTTACACCGGGGCGCGGGTTGGCGAATTGGCTCAGCTTCGCAAAGAGGACGTGCGCACGAACAACGGTATGTCGGTTGACGTGCCCCCCACTCGTCCCTCGATCATTGTGAGAGCCCAGGGGGTTGATAGCTGA
- a CDS encoding complex I NDUFA9 subunit family protein has product MRIDNNKLVTVFGGSGFLGRYVVHALASRGHRIRVATRRPDLAYHLQTAGRLGQIQPIQANVRYEWSVQRAVEDADHVVNLVGILTEAGRQRYTAIQAEGARTVAQAAAARGIGLTQMSAIGADENSESRYARTKALGERYVFEAVPDATVLRPSIVFGAEDQFFNRFADMARFSPFLPLIGGGKTMFQPVYVNDVAEAVAKTVDGAVPGGRVYELGGPEILSFRALMEEMLLVIDRKRRFLDIPFGAAERLAGLMKYLPGAPLTHDQVQQLRQDNVVSQAAKAEGRTFEAFGIQPRTLEAVLPTYLVRFRPQGQFTKGSPTSDQTIDPEIAPRP; this is encoded by the coding sequence ATGCGAATCGACAACAACAAGCTCGTCACCGTCTTCGGCGGATCAGGCTTCCTGGGTCGCTATGTCGTGCATGCCCTCGCGTCGCGCGGGCATCGCATCCGCGTCGCCACCCGCAGGCCCGACCTGGCCTATCACCTGCAGACGGCCGGCCGCCTCGGCCAGATCCAGCCGATCCAGGCCAATGTGCGCTATGAGTGGTCGGTGCAACGCGCCGTCGAGGATGCCGACCACGTCGTCAACCTCGTCGGTATCCTGACGGAGGCCGGGCGCCAACGCTACACCGCAATCCAGGCCGAGGGCGCGCGCACGGTGGCGCAGGCCGCCGCGGCGCGCGGCATAGGCTTGACGCAGATGTCGGCCATCGGCGCCGACGAGAATTCCGAAAGCCGCTACGCCCGCACCAAGGCGCTGGGCGAGCGCTATGTCTTCGAGGCGGTGCCCGACGCCACCGTCCTGCGCCCGTCCATCGTCTTCGGCGCGGAAGACCAGTTCTTCAACCGCTTCGCCGACATGGCGCGCTTTTCACCCTTCCTGCCGCTGATCGGCGGCGGCAAGACGATGTTCCAGCCGGTCTATGTCAACGATGTCGCGGAAGCGGTGGCGAAGACGGTCGACGGCGCGGTCCCGGGTGGCCGCGTCTACGAGCTGGGCGGGCCGGAAATCCTGAGCTTCCGCGCACTGATGGAAGAGATGCTCCTGGTGATCGACCGCAAGCGCCGCTTCCTCGACATCCCGTTCGGCGCGGCCGAGCGGCTGGCCGGCCTGATGAAGTATCTGCCGGGCGCGCCGCTGACCCACGATCAGGTGCAGCAGTTGCGGCAGGACAACGTCGTGTCGCAGGCGGCGAAGGCGGAGGGACGCACCTTCGAAGCCTTCGGTATCCAGCCGCGGACGCTGGAAGCTGTCCTTCCGACCTATCTCGTGCGGTTCCGCCCGCAGGGCCAGTTCACCAAGGGCAGCCCCACCTCGGACCAGACCATCGATCCGGAGATCGCACCCCGGCCGTGA
- a CDS encoding chorismate mutase — MTDTAPDAASLPEELLALRASIDNIDAAIIHMLAERFRCTQRVGLLKAEHRLPPADPAREGRQVARLRSLAAAAQLDPEFAEKFLAFVVHEVIHHHERISREGRQA; from the coding sequence ATGACCGACACCGCACCCGATGCCGCGTCCCTGCCAGAGGAACTGCTGGCCCTGCGCGCCAGTATCGACAACATCGACGCAGCCATCATCCATATGCTGGCGGAGCGGTTTCGCTGCACGCAACGGGTCGGCCTGTTGAAGGCGGAGCATCGCCTGCCGCCGGCGGACCCGGCGCGCGAAGGCCGCCAGGTTGCCCGCCTCCGGTCCCTCGCGGCGGCCGCCCAGCTGGACCCCGAGTTTGCGGAAAAGTTTCTGGCTTTCGTCGTGCATGAGGTGATCCACCATCACGAGAGGATCTCCCGCGAAGGCCGGCAGGCGTAG
- a CDS encoding SDR family oxidoreductase, with product MTGGPGAAELAANDDSRSQPHRLFVFGHGYSAGRFAARLPASGISGVTTRSPDKAAGLAAHGLKPFIFDSAAPGPGIDAALFRTTHLVMSIAPDGEAAGDGVLHWYRDEIAHGAPDLSWIAYLSTVGVYGDHAGEWVDETTVPAPVSLRSRQRLAAEEGWRRLADEMGVPLAIVRLSGIYGPGRNAFVNLKAGKARRLVKPGQVFNRIHVDDIASALGFLMNRRADGIFNVTDNEPAPPQDVVTLAAELAGVDAPPEQDFATAELGPMARSFYGENKRVSNRRLRDMGFAFEFPTYREGLLSLRAEAS from the coding sequence ATGACGGGCGGTCCGGGCGCGGCCGAGTTAGCCGCCAACGACGATTCGCGTTCGCAACCGCATCGATTGTTCGTCTTCGGCCATGGCTATTCGGCCGGCCGCTTTGCGGCGCGCCTGCCGGCAAGCGGCATTTCGGGCGTCACGACGCGTTCTCCCGACAAGGCGGCGGGCCTTGCCGCGCATGGTTTGAAGCCGTTCATCTTCGATAGCGCGGCGCCCGGGCCGGGTATCGACGCCGCGTTGTTCCGGACAACCCATCTCGTAATGTCCATCGCACCGGATGGCGAGGCGGCAGGGGATGGCGTCCTGCACTGGTATCGCGACGAAATCGCCCATGGCGCGCCGGACCTCTCCTGGATCGCCTATCTGTCGACCGTCGGCGTCTACGGGGACCATGCCGGCGAATGGGTCGACGAGACGACCGTACCGGCCCCGGTTTCGCTTCGCTCCCGCCAGCGACTTGCGGCGGAAGAGGGGTGGCGGCGCCTGGCCGACGAGATGGGCGTGCCGCTTGCCATCGTGCGGCTGTCCGGAATCTACGGCCCCGGCCGCAATGCCTTCGTCAACCTGAAGGCCGGCAAGGCACGCCGCCTCGTCAAGCCGGGTCAGGTCTTCAACCGGATTCATGTCGACGACATCGCCTCGGCGCTGGGCTTCCTGATGAACCGGCGCGCGGACGGCATATTCAACGTAACCGACAACGAGCCGGCGCCACCGCAGGATGTCGTTACGCTTGCCGCCGAACTGGCAGGCGTGGACGCTCCGCCGGAACAGGATTTTGCAACCGCAGAGCTTGGCCCGATGGCGCGCAGCTTCTACGGCGAGAACAAGCGCGTCTCCAACAGGAGGCTTCGCGACATGGGCTTTGCCTTCGAGTTTCCGACCTATCGCGAGGGCCTGTTAAGCCTGCGCGCCGAGGCTTCCTGA
- a CDS encoding septal ring lytic transglycosylase RlpA family protein — MTLGMPATGAYAANGKTSCGSASWYALKSRTASGEMMNPAAMTAAHKTLPIGTKVKVTNLNNSRSVVVRINDRGPFVRGRLIDLSKGAAQKLGFVGAGHARVQIEPADGSGTRDCA, encoded by the coding sequence ATGACCCTCGGCATGCCCGCAACCGGAGCTTATGCCGCAAATGGAAAGACATCCTGCGGGAGCGCATCCTGGTACGCGCTGAAATCCCGTACGGCATCGGGCGAAATGATGAACCCGGCCGCCATGACGGCGGCGCACAAGACCTTGCCGATCGGCACGAAGGTCAAGGTAACGAACCTCAACAATTCCAGATCCGTGGTCGTGCGGATCAACGATCGGGGCCCCTTCGTGCGGGGCCGGTTGATCGACCTTTCAAAAGGGGCTGCACAGAAGCTGGGCTTTGTCGGTGCCGGCCACGCGCGTGTCCAGATCGAGCCGGCCGACGGCTCCGGCACGCGGGATTGCGCCTGA
- a CDS encoding aldolase/citrate lyase family protein gives MTGTAIYSYSPNMVEAAAFSGIDFVRIDSEHAWRRDESMEHMIRAALLAGVTPIVRIDRDDAYLPRKAFEIGAGGIVVPNVCTADDASRIVEDARFPPLGRRGLGSLCLSGEWGNRKTREWVEWSNGEPLVGIMIEHVDALENLDAIMAVPGIDFVLFGPGDFGVSLRSWDADYIDSETRKALAQTVASARSNGKHVMFGVGMDDAAVEHHVSSGIDMLEFSHDVVIFRQALEAKVRRFAEARR, from the coding sequence GTGACAGGCACCGCCATCTATTCCTATTCCCCCAACATGGTCGAAGCCGCCGCTTTCAGCGGAATAGACTTCGTGCGGATCGACAGCGAACATGCGTGGCGGCGCGATGAATCGATGGAGCACATGATCCGCGCGGCCCTTCTTGCGGGTGTCACACCGATTGTCAGGATCGATCGGGACGATGCTTACCTTCCGCGCAAGGCTTTTGAAATCGGCGCCGGCGGGATCGTCGTGCCCAACGTCTGCACGGCCGACGATGCCAGCCGGATCGTCGAGGATGCCCGCTTTCCCCCTCTGGGTCGACGCGGCCTCGGCAGCCTCTGCCTGTCCGGGGAATGGGGGAACCGCAAGACGCGCGAATGGGTGGAGTGGAGCAATGGGGAACCTTTGGTCGGCATCATGATCGAGCATGTCGACGCTCTTGAGAATCTCGACGCCATAATGGCCGTTCCGGGCATCGATTTCGTTCTCTTCGGTCCGGGAGATTTCGGTGTTTCGTTGCGGAGCTGGGACGCCGACTATATAGATTCGGAGACCCGGAAGGCTTTGGCGCAAACCGTTGCGTCCGCAAGGTCCAACGGCAAGCATGTGATGTTCGGCGTCGGCATGGACGATGCAGCCGTGGAACATCATGTGTCGAGCGGCATCGACATGCTCGAATTTTCGCATGATGTCGTCATCTTTCGCCAGGCGCTGGAAGCAAAGGTAAGACGGTTCGCTGAAGCCCGGCGCTGA
- the aroQ gene encoding type II 3-dehydroquinate dehydratase has product MPFARIVVINGPNLNLLGLREPGIYGAKTLADIEAELRAGAGGRVELQFRQSNSEGELVGFVQEAGLDGAGIILNAGAYTHTSVALADAVKASRARMVEVHLSNVHARESFRHHSYLSPVAVGVIAGFGDRSYHLALEALLSLPDQG; this is encoded by the coding sequence ATGCCGTTTGCCAGGATCGTCGTCATCAATGGGCCCAACCTGAACCTGCTGGGGCTCCGCGAGCCCGGCATATATGGTGCGAAGACGCTTGCCGATATCGAGGCCGAGCTTCGTGCCGGGGCCGGCGGGCGGGTCGAGCTGCAGTTCCGCCAGTCCAACAGCGAGGGCGAACTGGTAGGCTTCGTACAGGAGGCCGGCCTCGATGGCGCCGGGATCATCCTGAATGCCGGCGCCTACACGCATACGTCGGTGGCGCTTGCGGACGCCGTCAAGGCCTCTCGTGCGCGGATGGTGGAGGTGCATCTTTCCAATGTGCATGCGCGGGAAAGTTTCCGCCACCATTCCTACCTGTCGCCCGTCGCCGTCGGCGTGATCGCCGGTTTCGGGGACCGCTCCTATCACCTGGCGCTCGAGGCGCTCCTGTCGCTACCGGATCAGGGTTGA
- a CDS encoding 4-carboxy-4-hydroxy-2-oxoadipate aldolase/oxaloacetate decarboxylase gives MTIIRRSFTRPDPEIVAAVGKYSTATIHEAQGRLGAVDSAIKPIKPDVHVFGTAITAQCHIGDNLMIFEAINCAQPGDILVLSAGNNPQQGGFGDVLASACMGRGIKALIIDAGVRDGRGLRKSGFPVFCLGLSIKGTSKETLGSVNQPVVIGGELISPGDIVVADDDGVVVVRKDPVELAAACQRREDAEAAMIESHMRGVLTFDERYESIRNKGATYVD, from the coding sequence ATCGTCGCCGCCGTCGGCAAATACTCGACCGCGACCATTCATGAGGCGCAGGGTCGCCTCGGCGCCGTGGACAGCGCCATCAAGCCGATCAAGCCGGACGTCCATGTGTTCGGAACCGCGATAACCGCCCAGTGTCACATCGGCGACAACCTGATGATCTTCGAGGCGATCAACTGCGCCCAACCCGGCGATATTCTCGTTCTCAGCGCCGGAAACAATCCCCAGCAGGGCGGGTTCGGTGACGTGCTGGCATCCGCCTGCATGGGGCGCGGGATCAAGGCGCTGATCATCGATGCGGGGGTCAGGGACGGACGCGGCCTGCGCAAATCCGGATTCCCTGTCTTCTGCCTCGGCCTCAGCATCAAGGGAACCTCCAAGGAAACACTGGGATCGGTCAATCAGCCCGTGGTGATCGGAGGCGAACTCATCTCCCCCGGCGATATCGTCGTGGCTGACGATGACGGCGTGGTCGTGGTGCGCAAGGACCCCGTCGAACTCGCCGCCGCGTGCCAGCGGCGCGAGGATGCGGAAGCCGCCATGATCGAGTCGCATATGCGGGGCGTCCTCACCTTCGACGAGCGATACGAGTCCATCCGGAACAAGGGAGCGACATACGTCGACTGA
- a CDS encoding glutathione S-transferase family protein, translating to MLRLHHHPMSAACRFLRLVMTEYGERFELVDERPWERRKELLALNLAGTVPVLVEDNGPPIVGGMVAAEYLDETRGVFQRDRRLLAEKPFERAEIRRLTEWFLGKMEAEVTRYLVRERVFKREMSAAEGGGAPDSSAMRAARANLKNHVRYIGWLSESRNWLAGSHLSYADLSAAAAISVLDYLGEVRWEEDPVAKDWYMRIKSRPSFRPFLQERIRGIPPAAHYGELDF from the coding sequence ATGCTCAGGCTCCATCATCACCCCATGTCCGCTGCGTGCAGGTTCCTGCGTCTGGTGATGACGGAATACGGTGAGCGCTTCGAGCTCGTCGACGAACGCCCCTGGGAGCGCCGCAAGGAGCTGCTGGCGCTGAACCTCGCCGGCACGGTGCCCGTGCTGGTGGAGGACAACGGACCGCCGATCGTAGGCGGCATGGTGGCGGCCGAATACCTGGACGAGACGCGCGGCGTATTCCAGCGCGACAGGCGGCTTCTGGCCGAAAAGCCGTTCGAACGCGCGGAAATCCGACGGCTGACGGAATGGTTTCTGGGCAAGATGGAAGCCGAAGTGACGCGCTACCTTGTCCGCGAACGGGTCTTCAAACGCGAAATGTCGGCGGCCGAGGGCGGCGGCGCCCCCGATTCGTCCGCCATGCGGGCGGCACGTGCCAATCTGAAGAACCACGTGCGCTACATCGGCTGGCTTTCCGAAAGCCGCAACTGGCTGGCCGGATCCCATTTGTCCTATGCCGACCTGTCGGCCGCGGCCGCCATCTCGGTGCTGGACTATCTCGGCGAAGTTCGCTGGGAAGAAGACCCCGTGGCGAAGGACTGGTACATGCGAATCAAGTCGCGTCCATCCTTCCGCCCCTTCCTGCAGGAGCGGATCCGCGGGATACCGCCGGCCGCACATTACGGCGAACTCGATTTCTGA
- a CDS encoding response regulator transcription factor, whose amino-acid sequence MPQPGILANQHNYRSVQNAVAANARNDEEDHDSERTHVVIIDSRQLERECLASSLGAQSADLQIATFSNVDGWRQARARHPETAVILLHLGNRKITDFGIAADVSRVVSEAAPVPVIVIADTEEMPQIVKALECGAKGFIPTTVTIGVAVEAIELTLAGGAFVPASSILAMQSMLESGHAPERPLNGMFTARQMAVVDALRRGKANKIIAYELNLRESTVKVHVRNIMKKLKATNRTEVAFKIRDLLPETAGPSI is encoded by the coding sequence ATGCCGCAGCCCGGTATTCTCGCCAACCAGCACAATTATCGCTCCGTCCAGAATGCCGTTGCCGCGAATGCGCGCAACGACGAGGAGGACCATGACTCCGAGCGCACGCATGTCGTCATTATCGACAGCCGGCAGCTCGAGCGCGAATGCCTTGCCAGCAGCCTCGGCGCCCAGAGCGCCGACCTGCAGATCGCAACGTTCTCCAATGTCGACGGCTGGCGCCAGGCCCGTGCCCGTCACCCGGAGACGGCGGTCATCCTGCTGCATCTCGGCAACCGCAAGATCACCGATTTCGGCATTGCCGCCGATGTCAGCCGCGTCGTATCCGAGGCAGCGCCGGTGCCGGTCATCGTGATCGCCGATACGGAAGAGATGCCGCAGATCGTCAAGGCGCTGGAATGCGGCGCCAAGGGCTTCATCCCGACCACCGTCACCATCGGCGTCGCGGTCGAGGCCATCGAACTGACGCTCGCCGGCGGCGCCTTCGTGCCCGCGTCCAGCATCCTGGCCATGCAGTCCATGCTGGAATCCGGCCACGCTCCGGAGCGCCCGCTGAACGGCATGTTCACCGCCCGCCAGATGGCGGTCGTGGATGCGCTGCGCCGTGGCAAGGCCAACAAGATCATCGCCTATGAGCTGAACCTGCGCGAAAGCACGGTCAAGGTTCATGTGCGCAACATCATGAAGAAGCTGAAGGCGACGAACCGGACGGAAGTCGCGTTTAAAATCCGCGATCTGCTGCCGGAAACGGCTGGTCCGTCCATCTGA
- a CDS encoding DNA-3-methyladenine glycosylase, producing MSDRADLRAFFAADAASVAERLIGWGLFVDGVGGRIVETEAYDSDDPASHSHRGRTPRNDAMFGPTAHAYVYRSYGIHWCLNFVCDAHRPGSAVLIRALEPLAGQDRMAERRGTAAPALLCSGPGRLAQALGIDASHDGRDLCAPPFELQPPAGPSLVWRGPRVGISKAAHIPWRFAVPGSPFLSRPARQ from the coding sequence ATGTCGGACAGGGCCGATCTTCGTGCCTTCTTTGCAGCCGATGCCGCCAGCGTCGCGGAACGGCTGATCGGATGGGGCCTGTTCGTCGACGGCGTGGGGGGCCGGATCGTGGAAACCGAGGCCTATGACAGCGACGACCCGGCATCGCACAGCCATCGCGGCAGAACTCCACGCAACGACGCGATGTTCGGGCCGACGGCGCATGCCTACGTCTACCGGTCCTACGGCATCCACTGGTGCCTCAACTTCGTCTGCGATGCGCACCGCCCCGGAAGCGCGGTTCTTATCCGGGCCCTGGAGCCGCTTGCGGGTCAGGACCGGATGGCCGAACGGCGCGGCACCGCGGCGCCTGCGCTGCTCTGCTCCGGCCCCGGCCGGCTGGCGCAAGCCCTGGGGATAGACGCCAGCCATGATGGCCGCGATCTCTGCGCCCCGCCGTTCGAGTTGCAGCCGCCTGCCGGACCTTCCCTCGTCTGGCGTGGCCCGCGCGTCGGCATCAGCAAGGCCGCCCACATTCCATGGCGCTTCGCCGTTCCAGGCTCCCCTTTCCTCAGCCGCCCGGCGCGGCAATGA